In Streptomyces sp. NBC_01381, a genomic segment contains:
- a CDS encoding papain-like cysteine protease family protein encodes MRQRNSRYSRRRRLSAVAVVAVALVAAPAATATAEPAPGPSALAAKRLNITMQAQEKTNWCWAAGGNTIAAFYGKKYSQNQFCNAAFGRNQNTECPNNQATLGNVQNGLEWAGINSGSYVNGWLRYPTVQAEINAGRPVETRIQWSGGGGHMHVLYGYDDAQSWVYWGDPWPSSDRYNWASHDWYVDNGTFSWTHSLYRIGA; translated from the coding sequence ATGCGCCAGAGAAACAGCAGGTACAGCAGACGCAGACGGTTGTCGGCGGTCGCCGTCGTGGCGGTGGCGCTGGTTGCCGCGCCGGCGGCGACGGCCACGGCCGAGCCGGCCCCAGGACCCTCCGCCCTCGCCGCCAAGCGGCTGAACATCACGATGCAGGCTCAGGAGAAGACCAACTGGTGCTGGGCCGCGGGCGGGAACACCATCGCCGCCTTCTACGGCAAGAAGTACAGCCAGAACCAGTTCTGCAACGCCGCCTTCGGGCGCAACCAGAACACCGAGTGCCCCAACAACCAGGCCACGCTGGGCAACGTACAGAACGGCCTGGAGTGGGCGGGCATCAACTCCGGCTCCTATGTGAACGGTTGGCTGCGCTACCCGACCGTGCAGGCCGAGATCAACGCGGGCCGGCCCGTGGAGACCCGCATCCAGTGGTCGGGCGGCGGCGGCCACATGCACGTCCTCTACGGATACGACGATGCCCAGAGCTGGGTCTACTGGGGCGACCCCTGGCCCTCCAGCGACCGCTACAACTGGGCCTCGCACGACTGGTACGTGGACAACGGCACCTTCTCCTGGACCCACTCGCTGTACCGGATCGGGGCGTGA
- a CDS encoding helix-turn-helix transcriptional regulator codes for MSDNELGIFLRRCREAVTPAQVGLPTGPRRRTPGLRRSEVATLAGVSVEYLARLEQGRDRHPSPQVMGALADALRLSVEERLHLRRLEKETSGDPCCPTASAPAQAVRPTVRALIDRLEPAPAVLLNRLSDVLAYTSGYERIVGPTGLLDGERPNLIRFLFTDERARAAYPEWDRVADEQVASLRSDSMLSDPHAEGFADELTVIAGAPFADRMATVPRLPRRSGVDRMTHPEAGALLLSYETLALPEGDEQRLVVYLPADDASSAALDRLNGRQPGGLRAVTG; via the coding sequence GTGAGCGACAACGAGCTGGGCATCTTCCTGCGGCGCTGCCGTGAAGCGGTCACGCCCGCCCAGGTCGGGCTGCCCACGGGACCGCGGCGCCGCACGCCCGGCCTGCGCCGCTCCGAGGTCGCCACGCTCGCCGGGGTCAGCGTCGAATACCTGGCCCGGCTCGAACAAGGCCGCGACCGCCACCCGTCGCCGCAGGTGATGGGCGCGCTCGCGGACGCCCTGCGGCTCTCCGTGGAGGAGCGTCTCCATCTGCGCCGCCTGGAGAAGGAGACGAGCGGCGACCCCTGCTGCCCGACGGCGAGCGCGCCGGCCCAGGCGGTCCGGCCCACCGTGCGGGCGCTGATCGACCGCCTGGAGCCCGCCCCGGCCGTCCTGCTCAACCGGCTCAGCGATGTTCTCGCGTACACATCGGGCTACGAGCGGATCGTCGGCCCCACCGGTCTCCTGGACGGCGAGCGGCCCAACCTCATCCGGTTCCTGTTCACCGACGAGCGGGCCCGTGCCGCCTACCCCGAATGGGACCGCGTGGCCGACGAGCAGGTCGCGAGCCTCCGGTCGGACTCCATGCTCAGCGACCCCCATGCCGAGGGGTTCGCCGACGAGCTGACCGTCATCGCGGGCGCCCCGTTCGCCGACCGCATGGCGACCGTGCCACGGCTGCCGCGGCGCAGCGGCGTCGACCGCATGACGCATCCGGAGGCCGGCGCGCTGCTTCTGTCGTACGAGACGCTGGCCCTGCCCGAGGGCGACGAACAGCGCCTGGTGGTGTACCTCCCGGCCGACGACGCCTCGTCGGCGGCGCTCGACCGCCTCAACGGCCGCCAGCCGGGCGGCCTGCGCGCGGTGACGGGCTGA
- a CDS encoding Rieske (2Fe-2S) protein: protein MPGTPPPARRTVLRAAAIVPAAGLGITACSSGGGGGGNRSAPTAPVDLGASDEIKVGASKLYTDENVVVSRIADAEYKAFSTICTHEKCPINNLEGHKLTCPCHGSQFDATNGKVLHEPATVPLAELPVKVEKGKIIAGPGA, encoded by the coding sequence ATGCCCGGCACGCCTCCCCCCGCCCGCCGCACCGTGCTGCGCGCCGCCGCCATCGTGCCGGCCGCCGGGCTCGGCATCACGGCCTGCTCGTCCGGCGGCGGCGGTGGCGGCAACCGCTCCGCGCCGACCGCGCCGGTGGACCTCGGCGCGTCGGACGAGATCAAGGTGGGCGCCTCGAAGCTCTACACGGACGAGAACGTCGTGGTCAGCCGTATCGCGGACGCCGAGTACAAGGCGTTCAGCACGATCTGCACGCACGAGAAGTGCCCCATCAACAACCTGGAGGGGCACAAGCTCACCTGCCCCTGCCATGGCAGCCAGTTCGACGCCACGAACGGCAAGGTGCTGCACGAGCCAGCCACCGTCCCGCTCGCCGAGCTGCCGGTGAAGGTCGAGAAGGGCAAGATCATCGCGGGTCCCGGGGCCTGA
- the uvrC gene encoding excinuclease ABC subunit UvrC: MADPSSYRPKPGQIPDSPGVYKFRDEHRRVIYVGKAKSLRQRLASYFQDLSHLHPRTASMVTTAASVEWTVVSTEVEALQLEYSWIKEFDPRFNVKYRDDKSYPYLAVTMNEEFPRVQVMRGHKKKGVRYFGPYGHAWAIRDTVDLLLRVFPVRTCSAGVFKNAERTGRPCLLGYIGKCSAPCVERVTPEEHRELAEDFCEFMTGRTGTYIRRIERQMADAAEEMEYEKAARLRDDIEALKKAMEKSAVVLADATDADLIALAEDELEAAVQIFHVRGGRVRGQRGWVTDKVEAVTSGDLVEHALQQLYGEESGDSVPKEVLVPALPDPIEPVQEWLTERRGANVSLRIPQRGDKKALMETVARNAQQSLMLHKTKRASDLTTRSRALEEIAEALELDGAPLRIECYDISHLQGDDVVASMVVFEDGLARKSEYRRFQIKGFEGQDDVRSMHEVLTRRFKRYLADKEKTGELDEEGVVDESNGGANGLTEEDGRPKRFAYPPQLVVVDGGQPQVAAARRALDELGIDDIAVCGLAKRLEEVWVPGDDDPVILPRTSEGLYLLQRVRDEAHRFAITYQRAKRAKRFKAGPLDAVPGLGDARKQTLIKHFGSVKKLRSATIEQICEVPGIGRKTAEAIVVALAAAAPVAPAVNTATGEIIEEEEPVHAGASNGETEAPVTAGTSEERRGQET; this comes from the coding sequence ATGGCAGACCCCTCCAGCTACCGCCCCAAGCCGGGACAGATCCCCGACTCGCCGGGGGTCTACAAGTTCCGGGACGAACACCGCCGGGTCATCTACGTGGGCAAGGCGAAAAGCCTGCGCCAGCGCCTGGCGAGCTACTTCCAGGACCTCTCCCACCTGCACCCGCGCACCGCCTCGATGGTGACGACCGCCGCGTCCGTCGAGTGGACGGTGGTGTCCACCGAGGTCGAGGCGCTGCAGCTGGAGTACAGCTGGATCAAGGAGTTCGACCCCCGGTTCAACGTCAAGTACCGCGACGACAAGAGCTATCCGTATCTCGCGGTGACGATGAACGAGGAGTTCCCGCGCGTGCAGGTGATGCGCGGCCACAAGAAGAAGGGCGTGCGCTACTTCGGGCCCTACGGCCATGCGTGGGCCATCCGCGACACGGTCGACCTCCTGCTGCGCGTCTTCCCCGTCCGCACCTGCTCGGCCGGAGTCTTCAAGAACGCCGAGCGCACGGGCCGCCCCTGCCTCCTCGGCTATATCGGCAAGTGCTCGGCGCCCTGCGTGGAGCGGGTCACTCCGGAGGAGCACCGTGAACTCGCCGAGGACTTCTGCGAGTTCATGACGGGACGCACGGGCACGTACATCCGCCGTATCGAGCGTCAGATGGCGGACGCCGCCGAGGAGATGGAGTACGAGAAGGCGGCTCGCCTCCGCGACGACATCGAGGCCCTGAAGAAGGCCATGGAGAAGAGCGCCGTCGTCCTCGCCGACGCCACGGACGCCGATCTGATCGCCCTTGCCGAGGACGAACTCGAAGCCGCCGTCCAGATCTTCCACGTCCGCGGCGGCCGGGTGCGGGGCCAGCGCGGCTGGGTCACCGACAAGGTCGAGGCGGTCACCAGCGGTGACCTCGTCGAGCACGCCCTCCAGCAGCTCTATGGCGAGGAGAGCGGGGACTCCGTACCGAAGGAAGTCCTCGTGCCCGCGCTGCCCGACCCGATAGAGCCCGTCCAGGAGTGGCTCACCGAGCGGCGCGGCGCGAACGTCTCCCTGCGCATCCCGCAGCGCGGCGACAAGAAGGCGCTGATGGAGACCGTGGCGCGCAACGCGCAGCAGTCGCTGATGCTCCACAAGACCAAGCGGGCCTCCGACCTGACCACCCGCTCCCGCGCCCTGGAGGAGATCGCCGAGGCTCTGGAGCTCGACGGCGCCCCGCTGCGCATCGAGTGCTACGACATCTCGCATCTGCAGGGTGACGACGTGGTCGCATCGATGGTCGTCTTCGAGGACGGCCTCGCCCGCAAGAGCGAGTACCGCCGCTTCCAGATCAAGGGCTTCGAGGGGCAGGACGACGTCCGCTCCATGCACGAGGTGCTCACCCGCCGCTTCAAGCGCTATCTCGCCGACAAGGAGAAGACGGGGGAGCTGGACGAGGAGGGTGTCGTCGACGAGTCGAACGGCGGGGCGAACGGCCTGACCGAGGAGGACGGCCGCCCCAAGCGCTTCGCCTACCCGCCCCAGCTCGTCGTCGTGGACGGCGGCCAGCCGCAGGTCGCGGCGGCCCGGCGGGCCCTTGACGAGCTCGGCATCGACGACATCGCGGTCTGCGGCCTCGCCAAGCGCCTCGAAGAGGTCTGGGTGCCGGGCGACGACGACCCGGTGATCCTGCCGCGCACCAGCGAGGGGCTGTACCTTCTCCAGCGGGTGCGCGACGAGGCACACCGCTTCGCGATCACCTACCAGCGGGCCAAGCGGGCCAAGCGCTTCAAGGCGGGACCGCTGGACGCCGTGCCCGGCCTGGGCGACGCGCGCAAGCAGACGCTGATCAAGCACTTCGGTTCGGTGAAGAAGCTCCGGTCCGCGACAATCGAGCAGATCTGCGAGGTGCCGGGGATAGGCCGCAAGACGGCCGAGGCGATCGTGGTCGCCCTGGCCGCAGCGGCACCTGTGGCGCCCGCCGTGAACACGGCGACCGGAGAGATCATTGAAGAAGAGGAACCCGTACACGCGGGAGCCTCGAACGGTGAGACCGAGGCACCCGTGACCGCGGGCACCTCAGAGGAGCGACGGGGGCAGGAGACATGA
- a CDS encoding carbohydrate kinase has translation MIVVAGEALIDLVPQDSAGAVPPSLSPLAPRLGGGPYNTAVALGRLGSPVAFCSRISRDAFGEALVAGLRAAGVDVSYVQRGAEPTTLAVASIGADGSAGYSFYVDGTADRLFTAPAVLPDGVRAVSFGTCSLVLEPGASAYEELMRRESARGVFTALDPNIRAGLIPDADAYRARFKSWLPSVSLLKLSEDDASWLGGTPHEWLASGPGAVVITRGGSGLTVFTRDGGEWSVPGERVDVVDTIGAGDTVNAALLHGLSLRDALSAPGLAALGADGWGEVLRLAARAAAVTVSRAGAEPPYATELA, from the coding sequence GTGATAGTCGTCGCCGGAGAGGCCCTGATCGACCTCGTCCCGCAGGATTCCGCCGGTGCCGTGCCGCCCTCGCTGTCCCCGCTCGCCCCGCGTCTGGGCGGCGGTCCGTACAACACCGCGGTGGCCCTCGGCCGCCTCGGCTCCCCTGTCGCCTTCTGTTCACGGATCTCGCGGGACGCGTTCGGCGAGGCGCTGGTGGCGGGGCTGCGGGCCGCCGGCGTCGATGTGTCGTACGTCCAGCGGGGCGCCGAACCGACGACGCTCGCCGTCGCCTCGATCGGCGCGGACGGCTCCGCCGGTTACTCCTTCTACGTCGACGGCACCGCCGACCGGCTCTTCACGGCCCCGGCCGTGCTGCCCGACGGCGTGCGCGCGGTGTCGTTCGGCACGTGCTCGCTCGTCCTCGAACCGGGCGCGAGCGCCTACGAGGAGCTGATGCGCCGGGAGTCGGCGCGGGGTGTCTTCACGGCGCTCGATCCGAACATCCGGGCCGGTCTGATCCCGGACGCGGACGCCTACCGGGCCCGTTTCAAGAGCTGGCTGCCGTCGGTCTCGCTGCTCAAGCTGTCGGAGGACGACGCGAGTTGGCTCGGCGGCACGCCGCACGAGTGGCTCGCGTCCGGCCCCGGCGCCGTGGTGATCACGCGGGGCGGCTCGGGTCTTACGGTCTTCACCCGGGACGGCGGGGAGTGGTCCGTGCCGGGTGAGCGGGTCGATGTCGTGGACACCATCGGCGCGGGCGACACGGTCAACGCGGCGCTGCTGCACGGACTTTCCCTGCGGGACGCGCTGTCCGCGCCGGGTCTGGCCGCGCTCGGCGCGGACGGCTGGGGCGAGGTACTGCGTCTCGCGGCGCGCGCGGCGGCCGTCACCGTGTCCCGCGCGGGCGCCGAGCCGCCGTACGCGACGGAACTGGCGTGA
- a CDS encoding YceI family protein, translating into MTSDTSATSTTTALPLPAGSWEIDPFHSAVNFTIRHLGISKVRGRFSEVTAGLVVGESLETSSVTATVALASIDTGNADRDAHVRSPDLLDVERRPTMTFRSTRVTGKEDDWTLEGELTIGDVTRPITLAVEFGGLQAFPGDERRHAGFEATGEIRRGDYGLDFGAGLLGDVVKIQLDMQFLEPVGTAAPQGS; encoded by the coding sequence ATGACTTCTGACACCAGTGCCACGAGCACCACGACCGCCCTTCCGCTGCCCGCAGGCAGCTGGGAGATCGACCCCTTCCACTCCGCCGTCAACTTCACCATCCGCCACCTCGGGATCTCCAAGGTGCGGGGCCGTTTCAGCGAGGTGACGGCCGGTCTCGTCGTGGGCGAAAGCCTGGAGACCTCATCGGTGACGGCCACCGTCGCCCTGGCCTCGATCGACACCGGCAACGCGGACCGCGACGCGCATGTCCGGTCCCCCGATCTGCTCGATGTGGAGCGCCGCCCCACGATGACGTTCCGCTCGACGCGGGTCACCGGCAAGGAGGACGACTGGACCCTGGAGGGCGAGCTGACCATCGGCGACGTCACCCGGCCGATCACCCTCGCCGTCGAGTTCGGCGGTCTGCAGGCCTTCCCTGGCGACGAGCGACGCCACGCCGGTTTCGAGGCCACCGGCGAGATCCGCCGCGGCGACTACGGCCTCGACTTCGGGGCCGGGCTGCTCGGCGACGTGGTGAAGATCCAGCTGGACATGCAGTTCCTGGAGCCGGTCGGGACCGCGGCGCCGCAGGGCAGCTGA
- a CDS encoding crotonase/enoyl-CoA hydratase family protein, protein MSVRTERQGPVTTIVLSRPDVRNAVDGPTARALADAFRAFDADPEAAVAVLWGEGGTFCAGADLKAIATPDGNEVTEKGDGPMGPTRMRLSKPVIAAISGHAVAGGLELALWCDLRVADEDAVLGVFCRRWGVPLIDGGTVRLPRLIGESRAMDLVLTGRPVAADEALAMGLVNRTVPPGTCRAEAEALAAQIAAFPQTCMRGDRLSVREQAGLSEEEAMAGELRHGLRALTEASEGAARFAAGAGRHGAFTDG, encoded by the coding sequence ATGTCCGTACGTACTGAACGCCAAGGACCTGTCACCACCATCGTGCTGTCGCGTCCCGATGTGCGGAACGCCGTCGACGGGCCCACCGCTCGTGCCCTTGCCGATGCGTTTCGCGCGTTCGATGCGGATCCCGAGGCGGCCGTTGCCGTGCTGTGGGGGGAGGGCGGCACGTTCTGCGCGGGTGCGGACCTCAAGGCGATCGCGACGCCGGACGGGAACGAGGTGACGGAGAAGGGGGACGGGCCCATGGGGCCGACCCGGATGCGGCTCTCCAAGCCCGTCATCGCCGCGATCTCCGGACACGCAGTCGCCGGCGGTCTCGAACTCGCCCTCTGGTGCGATCTGCGCGTCGCCGACGAGGACGCGGTGCTCGGCGTGTTCTGCCGCCGCTGGGGCGTCCCGCTCATCGACGGGGGAACGGTGCGGCTGCCGCGGCTCATCGGGGAGAGCCGGGCCATGGACCTGGTACTCACGGGGAGGCCCGTGGCCGCCGATGAGGCGCTGGCCATGGGGCTCGTCAACCGGACCGTGCCGCCGGGCACTTGCCGGGCCGAGGCCGAAGCGCTCGCCGCGCAGATCGCCGCGTTCCCGCAGACCTGCATGAGGGGCGACCGGCTCTCCGTACGCGAACAGGCGGGCCTGAGCGAGGAGGAGGCGATGGCGGGCGAACTCCGCCACGGCCTGCGTGCCCTGACCGAGGCGTCCGAGGGCGCCGCCCGCTTCGCCGCGGGGGCGGGGCGGCACGGCGCGTTCACGGACGGCTGA
- the rapZ gene encoding RNase adapter RapZ — translation MNEHDEGGEQVSTGTTIEPGEAAEAAIPELVIISGMSGAGRSTAAKCLEDLGWFVVDNLPPALIPTMVELGARSQGNVARIAVVVDVRGRRFFDNLRQSLSDLESKQVTRRIVFLESSDDALVRRFESVRRPHPLQGDGRIVDGIAAERELLRELRGDADLVIDTSSLNVHELRAKMDAQFAGDEEPELRATVMSFGYKYGLPVDADLVVDCRFLPNPHWVPELRPFTGLNEEVSGYVFNQPGAKEFLDRYAELLQLIAAGYRREGKRYVTIAVGCTGGKHRSVAMSEKLAARLASEGVETVLVHRDMGRE, via the coding sequence ATGAACGAGCACGATGAAGGCGGCGAGCAAGTGAGTACGGGCACGACCATCGAGCCGGGTGAGGCCGCCGAGGCGGCGATCCCCGAGCTGGTGATCATCTCCGGCATGTCGGGCGCAGGCCGCAGCACGGCCGCGAAGTGCCTTGAGGACCTCGGCTGGTTCGTCGTCGACAACCTGCCGCCCGCGCTGATCCCCACGATGGTGGAGCTCGGCGCCCGCTCGCAGGGCAACGTGGCACGGATCGCGGTCGTCGTCGACGTCCGCGGCCGCCGCTTCTTCGACAATCTGCGCCAGTCCCTCTCGGATCTCGAGTCCAAGCAGGTCACCCGCAGGATCGTCTTCCTGGAGTCCTCGGACGACGCCCTGGTGCGCCGCTTCGAGTCGGTGCGCCGCCCGCACCCGCTGCAGGGCGACGGCCGCATCGTCGACGGCATCGCGGCCGAGCGCGAGCTCCTGCGCGAGCTGCGCGGCGACGCCGACCTGGTGATCGACACGTCCAGCCTGAACGTGCACGAGCTGCGCGCCAAGATGGACGCCCAGTTCGCGGGCGACGAGGAGCCCGAGCTGCGGGCCACGGTCATGTCGTTCGGCTACAAGTACGGCCTGCCGGTCGACGCCGACCTGGTCGTGGACTGCCGCTTCCTGCCCAACCCGCACTGGGTGCCGGAGCTGCGCCCCTTCACGGGGCTCAACGAAGAGGTCTCCGGTTACGTCTTCAACCAGCCCGGGGCCAAGGAGTTCCTCGACCGGTACGCCGAGCTGCTCCAGCTCATCGCCGCGGGGTACCGCCGCGAGGGCAAGCGTTACGTGACGATCGCGGTCGGCTGTACGGGCGGCAAGCACCGCTCCGTCGCCATGTCGGAGAAGCTTGCGGCGCGCCTCGCTTCCGAGGGCGTCGAGACCGTCCTCGTCCATCGGGACATGGGGCGCGAATGA